One window of the Desulforegula conservatrix Mb1Pa genome contains the following:
- a CDS encoding DUF4349 domain-containing protein codes for MKKLYFLVALFMAFTLFSCAKKTIAEDSGMSQNDSVAAAPNAAPPSAKTKSTRLMIKNANMRVQVADIPKAIDSTTKIIEIAGGYIYESNHYGNNTANMRFGVPAASLESTLDSISKIGVETSRNISAEDVTDQVVDMEAELANRKILRDRLRALLSKAKDVKDVLAVEAELTRIQTEIDSIEGRLKKMKENISFSKVSLELYPKGPEKKQEILGPLGYLYYGAKWFVTKLFVIQSAD; via the coding sequence AAAGCTTTATTTTTTAGTCGCATTGTTTATGGCTTTTACCCTTTTTTCCTGCGCCAAGAAAACGATCGCAGAGGACTCGGGCATGTCCCAGAATGACTCTGTGGCAGCAGCTCCAAATGCTGCGCCTCCGTCTGCCAAGACCAAAAGCACGCGCCTAATGATTAAAAACGCGAATATGAGGGTGCAGGTGGCGGATATCCCAAAAGCCATTGATTCCACGACTAAAATAATCGAAATAGCCGGAGGATATATTTATGAATCCAATCATTATGGAAACAATACGGCAAATATGAGATTCGGAGTTCCAGCCGCGAGCCTTGAAAGCACGCTTGATTCAATATCAAAAATAGGAGTTGAGACAAGCCGAAACATCTCTGCCGAAGATGTCACAGATCAGGTTGTTGACATGGAGGCGGAGCTTGCAAACAGAAAAATCCTCAGGGACAGGCTGCGCGCTCTTCTTTCAAAGGCAAAGGATGTCAAGGATGTTCTGGCTGTCGAGGCTGAACTGACAAGAATCCAGACAGAAATAGACTCCATTGAGGGCAGGCTCAAGAAGATGAAGGAAAACATAAGCTTTTCCAAGGTCTCGCTCGAACTTTATCCCAAAGGCCCGGAAAAGAAACAGGAGATTCTCGGGCCTCTGGGGTATCTTTATTATGGAGCCAAATGGTTCGTGACCAAGCTGTTTGTTATTCAGTCCGCAGATTGA
- a CDS encoding OmpA family protein: MLNTLKKSDFFVVILLAVFTASAWAADVKGSKDHPAAGRLTGSDILVYSSKNFDSYNIPLGQAKPGDNNNYTFPNSQKVEGTTTKITYIAPEGKSAEEVIANYRELFKSKSFETLFEAKDDDFGRYDEFVKAAKYEKVFESSGGARRFIAGKLAGQNGDVYISVYAAENNFWGFEIKIGKQEAKKGRTYYQVDVVETKPLTTSLVVMKAEEMEGSLSKTGRVALYGILFDHDKTDIKPESKPALEEIAKLLKASPDLKILVVGHTDNQGEIKYNQDLSKRRAESVVKALTSEYGIAGGRLSAHGVGMLSPVASNDSDDGKAKNRRVELVKQ; the protein is encoded by the coding sequence ATGCTTAATACATTGAAAAAATCTGACTTTTTTGTGGTAATTTTGTTAGCCGTCTTTACTGCTTCGGCATGGGCCGCCGATGTCAAAGGCTCCAAGGATCACCCTGCTGCCGGACGTCTTACAGGTTCAGACATTCTTGTCTACAGTTCAAAAAATTTTGATTCTTACAACATTCCACTTGGACAGGCAAAACCGGGCGACAACAATAACTACACATTCCCCAATTCCCAGAAGGTAGAAGGAACAACCACTAAAATCACCTATATTGCGCCAGAAGGAAAAAGTGCCGAAGAAGTAATAGCCAACTATCGCGAGCTTTTTAAATCAAAAAGCTTTGAAACTCTATTTGAAGCCAAGGATGATGATTTCGGTAGATACGATGAATTCGTGAAAGCCGCAAAATATGAAAAAGTTTTTGAAAGCAGCGGAGGCGCAAGGCGCTTCATTGCCGGAAAACTCGCCGGTCAGAATGGAGATGTCTATATCTCGGTTTATGCGGCTGAAAACAATTTCTGGGGTTTTGAGATAAAAATCGGGAAGCAGGAAGCAAAAAAAGGTCGCACATATTATCAGGTCGATGTTGTCGAAACCAAGCCGCTCACAACTTCCCTCGTTGTGATGAAGGCTGAAGAAATGGAAGGAAGCCTTTCTAAGACCGGAAGAGTCGCACTTTACGGAATTCTTTTCGACCATGACAAGACTGATATAAAACCAGAATCAAAGCCTGCGCTCGAGGAAATTGCAAAACTTCTCAAGGCTTCTCCTGATCTTAAAATTCTTGTTGTCGGCCATACGGACAACCAGGGCGAAATTAAATACAATCAGGATCTTTCAAAGAGAAGAGCCGAATCTGTAGTCAAAGCCCTCACATCTGAGTACGGCATAGCTGGAGGAAGGCTTTCAGCCCATGGTGTGGGCATGCTTTCTCCTGTGGCTTCCAATGATTCGGATGACGGAAAAGCAAAAAACAGGCGCGTTGAACTTGTAAAACAGTAG